In the genome of Bacillus thuringiensis, the window GAAAAAGGTATTCATGTCGTTCGTCGTCTATCAGGCGGAGGCGCAGTATATCATGATTTAGGAAACTTAAACTTCAGCTTTATTACGAAAGATGATGGAGATAGTTTCAGTAACTTCAAAAAATTTACTGAGCCTGTAACGAAAGCGCTTGGTAAATTAGGCGTAAATGCAGAACTAAGTGGTCGTAACGACATTTTAGCTGAAGGTAGAAAAATTTCAGGTAACGCGCAGTTCTCAACGAAAGGTCGTATGTTCAGTCACGGTACGTTACTATTTGACTCTGAAATCGATCACGTCGTATCAGCGCTAAAAGTAAAAATGGATAAGATTCAATCAAAAGGAATTAAATCAATCCGTAGCCGCGTTGCGAACATTACAGAGTTTCTAAACGAAGAAATGACGACAGAAGAGTTCAGACAACTTCTTCTAGAAACAATTTTCGAAGGAGAAACAGAAATCCCAACGTACGAATTAACAGAACATGATTGGAAAGAGATCCACAAACTTTCTGAAGAACGTTACCAAAATTGGGATTGGAACTACGGAAAATCACCGAAGTTCAACTTACAACATTCACACCGCTTCCCAGTTGGACAAGTTGATGTTCGTCTTGAAGTGAAAAAAGGAACAGTAACAGAATGTAAAATTTACGGCGACTTCTTTGGTTCACTAGATGTTCATGATATTGAAGAGCGTCTAACAGGCATTCAGTTCGATAAAGATGCATTCACTGCAGCTTTAGAAGGCGTAGATATCGCACGCTACTTCGGTAACATTACAACAGAAGATTTCTTACATTTATTCTTCTAAAAATAAGGGAGGCTACCATAACGGGCAGCCTCTTTCTTTTTGCGTAGATTGTCAGGCTTTGTCGGTAAGTCGATATAACTGAAAAATCGCCGATATAAATTAAGTTGCGCTGATATATTTGGAGAATCGCCGATATAAACCGAGTTGCGCTGATATATTTGGAAAATCGCCGATATAAATCGAGCTGCGCTGATATAACTGAAAAATCGCTCATATAATTTCATTTACCACAAAACATAAAATCACAGGACATCTACCTCTTATAAAGGAATATATATATTCAAAAGGAGGCGGATTGATATGAAAAGGGTAATGTACGTTGTATTATTACTCAGCTTCGTCATCGGAATGACGGCGTGTAACAGTGAATCGCCCTCAAGTCGTACAATTTTGTCTATCGGAAAACCAGCGGAGGATAATGTTATATATTTTACGCATACAGATAACA includes:
- a CDS encoding lipoate--protein ligase; amino-acid sequence: MLFIDNKGITDPRINLAIEEYCVKNLDINETYLLFYINEPSIIIGKNQNTVEEINADYVKEKGIHVVRRLSGGGAVYHDLGNLNFSFITKDDGDSFSNFKKFTEPVTKALGKLGVNAELSGRNDILAEGRKISGNAQFSTKGRMFSHGTLLFDSEIDHVVSALKVKMDKIQSKGIKSIRSRVANITEFLNEEMTTEEFRQLLLETIFEGETEIPTYELTEHDWKEIHKLSEERYQNWDWNYGKSPKFNLQHSHRFPVGQVDVRLEVKKGTVTECKIYGDFFGSLDVHDIEERLTGIQFDKDAFTAALEGVDIARYFGNITTEDFLHLFF